The following are from one region of the Salvia hispanica cultivar TCC Black 2014 chromosome 1, UniMelb_Shisp_WGS_1.0, whole genome shotgun sequence genome:
- the LOC125201589 gene encoding very-long-chain aldehyde decarbonylase CER1-like — protein sequence MATKPGLLTNWPWQPLGSFKYIILAPLAMHSLYSLAITIGKYELDYLNLLILPFVLSRALHNQIWISFSRHRTAKGNNKIVDRAIEFEQVDRESNWDDQILLSGLILYIINHTISVASSLPVWRTDGVIITVLLHAGPVEYLYYWLHRALHHHYLYSRYHSHHHSSIVSEPITSVIHPFAEHIVYHVLFGLPIMVTLFNGTASLASIFGYVTFLDVMNNMGHCNFEFFPKWLFSTFPPLKYLIYTPSFHSLHHTQFRTNYSLFMPFYDYIHGTMDKSTDALHESSLEKPQESPDVVHLTHLTTPESIFHLRVAFASLASRPQELKQSNGLMWPLSWLSATLNFLLGRTFLAETNRFGKLKMQTWTIPRYTKQYALNWQGRGINTLIEEAILEADERGSKVITLGLLNQSEELNRSGQLFIEKHPKLKTKIVDGSSLAVAIVLHSIPKGTTQVLFRGALSKLAFAIVSALSHRGIQIATLYEAEKLKLSSTTEAQVVISKSYTQKVWIVGDGLSKDEQLKAPKGTLFIPFSHFPPKKERDDAFYCHTPSMIAPPSLQNLHSCENWLPRRVMSAARVAGILHTVEGWDVHECGDSIFDVDKIWEAAIKHGFRPTTISI from the exons ATGGCTACAAAACCAGGGTTGCTTACTAATTGGCCATGGCAGCCTCTTGGAAGTTTTAAG tacATCATATTGGCTCCATTGGCAATGCATAGCCTCTACTCTCTTGCAATTACAATAGGCAAATATGAGTTGGACTACCTTAATCTCCTCATTCTTCCATTTGTACTATCAAGAGCTCTCCACAACCAGATATGGATTTCCTTCTCTCGTCACAGAACTGCTAAAGGCAACAACAAAATCGTCGATAGAGCCATCGAATTCGAACAAGTTGACAGAGAAAGCAACTG GGATGATCAGATTCTTCTAAGTGGACTTATCTTGTACATTATCAACCACACAATATCTGTTGCCTCTTCCTTGCCGGTGTGGAGGACTGATGGTGTGATAATAACGGTGTTGCTCCACGCTGGCCCGGTCGAATACCTCTACTACTGGCTGCACAGAGCTCTCCACCATCATTATCTCTACTCGAGATATCATTCTCACCACCATTCTTCCATTGTCTCTGAGCCAATTACAT CTGTGATACATCCATTTGCAGAGCACATAGTGTATCATGTACTGTTTGGGCTTCCGATCATGGTCACGCTCTTTAATGGCACGGCTTCGTTGGCGTCCATATTCGGATACGTAACGTTCCTTGATGTGATGAACAATATGGGGCACTGCAACTTCGAGTTCTTCCCAAAATGGCTGTTTTCCACCTTCCCTCCTCTCAAATACTTGATCTATACACCCTC GTTCCATTCACTGCATCACACACAGTTTCGGACAAACTACTCACTGTTCATGCCGTTTTATGATTACATCCACGGCACCATGGACAAGTCCACGGACGCCTTGCACGAGAGCTCGCTCGAGAAGCCGCAGGAGTCTCCTGATGTGGTGCACCTGACTCACCTCACCACGCCCGAATCCATCTTCCATCTCCGGGTGGCGTTCGCCTCCTTGGCTTCGAGGCCTCAGGAGTTGAAACAGAGCAATGGCCTCATGTGGCCTCTATCATGGCTCTCTGCTACTCTCAACTTCCTCCTCGGCCGCACCTTTCTTGCTGAGACGAATCGGTTTGGGAAACTGAAGATGCAAACATGGACAATCCCACGTTACACCAAGCAG TATGCACTAAATTGGCAAGGACGAGGAATCAATACCTTAATCGAAGAAGCCATACTCGAAGCTGATGAACGAGGTTCGAAGGTTATAACCCTAGGATTGCTCAATCAG AGCGAGGAACTGAACAGAAGTGGACaactttttattgaaaaacaCCCTAAACTGAAGACTAAAATTGTTGATGGAAGCAGTCTAGCAGTAGCCATTGTTCTACACAGCATTCCCAAAGGAACAACTCAAGTCCTATTCAGAGGAGCTCTCTCCAAACTTGCTTTTGCTATTGTATCCGCTTTGTCCCACCGCGGCATTCAG ATTGCAACATTGTATGAAGCTGAGAAGCTTAAGCTATCTTCAACAACTGAGGCTCAAGTTGTAATCTCCAAAAGTTACACTCAGAAG GTATGGATAGTTGGAGATGGATTATCCAAAGATGAACAACTCAAGGCACCAAAGGGCACTCTCTTCATTCCTTTCTCCCACTTCCCTCCCAAGAAGGAGCGCGACGACGCCTTTTACTGCCACACGCCTTCCATGATCGCCCCTCCCTCCCTCCAAAACCTGCATTCCTGTGAG AATTGGCTGCCGAGAAGAGTCATGAGTGCTGCCCGTGTCGCGGGGATACTGCACACAGTCGAAGGGTGGGATGTGCATGAGTGCGGCGACTCCATCTTCGACGTCGACAAAATATGGGAGGCTGCTATCAAACATGGCTTTCGCCCTACAACTATTTCCATCTAA